Proteins from one Roseovarius nanhaiticus genomic window:
- a CDS encoding ABC transporter substrate-binding protein has protein sequence MTNAFTRRRFLGTAAATGAATLAAPSILRAQGAPLRVGTYGGFFEDSFKAHIFPGFTEETGIEVESIAVPTGETWLVQIKNAARSKTAPADVSLMAGTPRREGAKQKVFKTIDESQIPNLANLTDSFKDRYDDGGLYGVGGVSWFITLCTNSDVIPEAPTSWKALWDEQYQDQIGLLGLATNSFLLEVTATTFFNGTEILSTKEGIEEVFAKLEGVVPNVRLWYKDEGSFQQALQQGEIPMGQYYHDVAGLAAAEGFPVVSTFPEEGGILDSGYWVVPEFAEADDEIAAFINYMSKPETQATLARKVGTSPVVKPELTDLSPEELAAVSSDITPIIPRYEMYGEHGDFISDRWNQLIAG, from the coding sequence ATGACAAACGCATTCACACGTCGCCGCTTTCTGGGCACTGCGGCCGCCACCGGGGCCGCAACCCTTGCCGCACCTTCGATCCTGCGGGCCCAGGGCGCGCCTCTGCGCGTCGGCACCTATGGCGGCTTTTTCGAGGACAGCTTCAAGGCGCATATCTTCCCCGGCTTCACCGAGGAGACGGGCATCGAGGTCGAATCCATCGCCGTGCCCACGGGCGAGACGTGGCTGGTCCAGATCAAGAACGCTGCCCGGTCCAAGACCGCGCCTGCCGATGTCTCGCTGATGGCCGGCACGCCGCGCCGCGAGGGCGCCAAGCAAAAGGTCTTCAAGACCATCGACGAAAGCCAGATCCCGAACCTTGCGAACCTCACCGACAGCTTCAAGGACCGCTACGACGATGGTGGCCTTTACGGCGTGGGCGGCGTGTCGTGGTTTATCACGCTTTGCACCAACTCGGACGTGATCCCCGAGGCACCCACCAGCTGGAAGGCGCTGTGGGATGAGCAGTATCAGGACCAGATCGGCCTTCTGGGCCTCGCCACCAACTCCTTCCTTCTGGAAGTCACGGCGACCACCTTCTTCAATGGCACCGAAATCCTGTCGACCAAGGAAGGTATCGAAGAGGTGTTTGCCAAGCTTGAGGGTGTCGTGCCCAACGTGCGTCTTTGGTACAAGGACGAGGGCAGCTTCCAGCAGGCCCTGCAGCAGGGCGAGATCCCGATGGGCCAATATTACCACGACGTCGCGGGCCTTGCCGCCGCCGAGGGTTTCCCCGTGGTGTCGACCTTCCCGGAAGAGGGCGGCATTCTGGACAGCGGCTATTGGGTCGTGCCGGAATTTGCCGAAGCCGATGACGAAATCGCGGCCTTCATCAACTACATGTCCAAGCCCGAAACGCAGGCCACTCTGGCGCGCAAGGTCGGCACATCCCCCGTCGTCAAGCCCGAGCTGACCGACCTTTCGCCCGAAGAGCTGGCCGCCGTGTCGAGCGACATCACGCCCATCATCCCGCGCTATGAGATGTATGGCGAGCATGGCGATTTCATCTCGGATCGCTGGAACCAGTTGATCGCAGGCTAA
- a CDS encoding ABC transporter ATP-binding protein — protein MTGLAISGVTKKFGNITAVEDVNLTFKDGEMVCFLGPSGCGKTTLLRMIAGLEEPTSGSITMGGRDMTHVPVHQREIGMVFQSFALFPHLTVGENITYSMRIRGHSRSEREDRARELLDMMHLPGMADRRISQLSGGQRQRVAIARALALNPQVFLLDEPMSALDANLREAMQIELRKLQQELGITTVVVTHDQTEAMTMADTIVVMGKAKVLQSGSPMEIYKKPVDRFVADFIGTSNLLPARMSGEGTAEVSGTSLNIGTNAHGFAKGDEVVLMTRPEEVFVRPASAERPANAVTGRVTFVRDIGATIEILCDCDGHEVISVLTPKDWPEVEIGQEVHIEMPKDACSVLAP, from the coding sequence ATGACCGGACTCGCCATCTCGGGTGTCACCAAGAAATTCGGCAACATCACCGCCGTCGAGGACGTGAACCTGACCTTCAAGGATGGCGAGATGGTCTGCTTTCTCGGCCCCTCGGGCTGCGGCAAGACCACCCTTCTGCGCATGATTGCGGGGCTGGAAGAGCCGACAAGCGGCAGCATCACGATGGGCGGGCGCGACATGACCCATGTGCCCGTGCACCAGCGCGAGATCGGCATGGTGTTTCAGTCCTTCGCCCTCTTTCCGCATCTGACGGTCGGCGAGAATATCACCTACTCCATGCGCATCCGGGGCCATTCACGCAGCGAGCGCGAGGACCGCGCGCGCGAGCTTCTGGACATGATGCACCTGCCGGGCATGGCGGATCGCCGCATCAGCCAGCTTTCCGGCGGCCAGCGCCAGCGCGTCGCCATCGCCCGCGCCCTTGCGCTTAATCCGCAGGTGTTTTTGCTGGACGAGCCGATGTCGGCGCTTGATGCCAACCTGCGCGAGGCAATGCAGATCGAGCTGCGCAAGCTCCAGCAGGAGCTGGGCATTACCACCGTCGTCGTGACCCACGACCAGACCGAGGCGATGACCATGGCCGACACGATCGTCGTCATGGGCAAGGCGAAGGTGCTGCAATCGGGTAGCCCGATGGAGATCTACAAAAAACCCGTTGACCGCTTTGTCGCCGATTTCATCGGCACGTCCAACCTGTTGCCCGCCCGCATGAGCGGCGAAGGCACCGCGGAGGTCAGCGGCACATCCCTGAATATCGGCACCAACGCCCACGGCTTCGCCAAGGGCGACGAGGTGGTCCTGATGACCCGCCCCGAGGAGGTCTTCGTGCGTCCCGCCAGCGCCGAGCGTCCCGCAAATGCCGTCACGGGCCGCGTCACATTCGTCCGCGATATCGGCGCCACCATCGAGATCCTCTGCGATTGCGACGGGCACGAGGTGATCTCGGTCCTCACGCCCAAGGATTGGCCCGAGGTCGAGATCGGCCAAGAGGTGCATATCGAAATGCCCAAGGACGCGTGCAGCGTCCTCGCGCCATGA